The Paenibacillus sp. YPG26 genome includes a window with the following:
- a CDS encoding ATP-grasp domain-containing protein, producing the protein MSTVKTVAFVEPSFYGVSFAKAAYEQGHRVISVVSSTDNPQKYGYEGIYHDLIVADIRDEDSLYQAIAESPYAGKLDALIPATDYASHLTAKVAQRLGLRSVPYEAALKSRNKDLARQAYAEHGVPSAKFRKLKTFEEAAQAAGEIGYPVVLKPTNCASSQNVYFINDEAELQRAMDVIVNFKVTYMDFKVREEYLIEQYLQGPEFSVELFLQNGNSLFAAVTEKLTTPLPYFVETLHTLPSPSYTERQDEIIKTAVDALKAIGLTNGPSHVEVKLTSSGPRIIEVNGRPGGDNISSDLLVLAFGVDIFEATVNYYLDSPISIEKKHVRAATIAYITAESDGVLERIEGFELLSKHPAVVRTHILVEAGDQIAQAKSSDDRLAYFIVAGDTPDEAKRTALSLLDGLKIVYRNQERVGANLWA; encoded by the coding sequence ATGTCAACGGTTAAAACGGTTGCGTTTGTCGAGCCTAGCTTTTATGGTGTCAGCTTCGCCAAAGCAGCCTACGAACAGGGGCATCGGGTCATTTCGGTCGTCTCGTCCACGGACAATCCACAGAAATACGGGTATGAAGGCATCTACCATGACTTGATTGTTGCGGATATACGGGATGAGGATTCGCTCTATCAAGCAATAGCCGAATCACCCTATGCAGGTAAGCTGGATGCGCTTATCCCTGCAACGGATTACGCTTCCCACTTGACAGCCAAAGTCGCGCAGCGGCTTGGTCTGCGGAGTGTACCCTATGAAGCGGCTCTGAAATCGAGGAACAAGGATTTGGCGAGACAGGCGTATGCCGAACACGGGGTGCCTAGTGCGAAATTCCGCAAATTAAAAACATTCGAGGAAGCAGCCCAAGCGGCTGGGGAGATCGGGTATCCAGTCGTTCTGAAGCCGACCAACTGTGCCAGCAGCCAAAATGTCTATTTTATTAACGATGAGGCTGAGCTGCAGAGGGCCATGGACGTTATTGTCAATTTCAAAGTGACGTATATGGATTTCAAAGTGCGGGAGGAGTACTTGATCGAACAATATTTGCAAGGACCGGAATTCAGTGTAGAGCTGTTCTTGCAAAATGGTAATTCATTATTCGCGGCCGTGACCGAGAAGCTGACGACGCCTCTGCCCTATTTCGTTGAGACGCTTCATACGCTGCCATCCCCGTCATATACCGAACGCCAGGACGAAATAATCAAGACTGCTGTCGATGCGCTTAAAGCGATCGGGCTTACGAACGGACCTAGTCATGTCGAGGTAAAGCTTACGTCTTCCGGCCCCCGGATTATCGAAGTGAATGGCAGACCTGGCGGGGATAACATTTCATCGGATCTGTTGGTGCTGGCTTTCGGTGTTGATATTTTTGAAGCGACGGTTAATTACTATCTGGACAGTCCGATCTCTATTGAGAAGAAGCACGTCCGGGCGGCCACAATCGCTTATATTACAGCGGAAAGTGATGGTGTACTTGAACGAATTGAAGGGTTCGAGCTGCTGTCTAAGCATCCGGCTGTCGTGCGTACGCATATCTTAGTGGAGGCTGGCGATCAAATTGCCCAGGCCAAAAGTTCGGATGACCGGCTCGCTTATTTTATAGTCGCAGGCGATACGCCGGATGAAGCCAAACGAACAGCGCTATCCCTGCTTGATGGATTGAAGATCGTCTATCGGAATCAGGAAAGGGTGGGTGCTAACTTATGGGCATAG
- a CDS encoding MFS transporter produces the protein MVFSVLKTGRFRNYFISDIISGFGVGMSTIGANWYLMDRTGSMTAVGLMLSLNVIAGFLISAFAGTFVDKWNRKTILLWANIVRAAALLLIAGAFWSTGFHVEYLYAFAVVNGMGWALYMSASRSLVQELLPEEELIHGNSLIEISLQVGMFMAGGLSGFLYNYIGFEAILLLNAAAFLISSLFLSRISYSAMPSEEAEASFFESFKAGIGYLAKRPSIFVLGIVSIIPLVTTMVFNVVLPGYVSTAVRGDSVVFGLSDMCYGLGGLLSGFLAVPLARRLTQHGTILIIFLVSVLNLVAISFNSTIILLYVGCILIGLTNSSLRILITTALMESVSKSYMGRATSVWMGISLLLQTVSATGLGVIIDRYSPGLGFILMAGLMFAGLLVYYFLNSQSTQKQTIEV, from the coding sequence ATGGTATTTAGCGTGCTAAAGACTGGCAGGTTTCGCAACTATTTTATCTCGGACATAATATCCGGCTTCGGCGTGGGCATGAGCACGATCGGCGCCAATTGGTATCTAATGGACCGGACGGGTTCGATGACCGCTGTCGGGCTAATGCTCTCACTTAATGTGATTGCGGGGTTTCTTATATCGGCGTTCGCCGGGACCTTCGTCGATAAGTGGAACCGAAAGACGATTCTGCTGTGGGCTAACATTGTTAGAGCTGCCGCACTGCTGCTGATTGCTGGTGCCTTCTGGAGCACCGGATTCCACGTTGAATATTTGTACGCGTTCGCTGTGGTCAACGGCATGGGATGGGCGCTCTACATGTCGGCTTCACGGAGCCTCGTGCAGGAGCTTCTGCCTGAGGAAGAGCTGATCCATGGCAATTCTTTGATCGAGATCAGCCTGCAGGTCGGCATGTTCATGGCTGGAGGACTATCAGGCTTTTTATACAATTATATCGGCTTTGAAGCGATCTTGCTGCTGAATGCCGCGGCTTTTCTGATCAGCAGCCTCTTCCTAAGCAGGATCTCCTATTCGGCCATGCCTTCTGAAGAAGCTGAAGCGTCATTCTTCGAATCATTTAAGGCGGGTATTGGATATTTGGCGAAGAGGCCTTCTATATTTGTATTGGGTATCGTATCCATCATTCCGCTAGTGACAACGATGGTGTTCAATGTCGTACTGCCTGGTTATGTCAGCACAGCCGTTCGAGGAGATTCGGTCGTATTCGGTCTGTCTGATATGTGCTACGGATTAGGAGGGTTGCTGTCCGGTTTCCTGGCTGTCCCCTTGGCGAGAAGGCTCACACAGCATGGGACAATTCTGATCATTTTCCTAGTATCTGTGTTGAATCTGGTGGCCATCTCCTTTAATTCGACGATCATTCTGCTCTATGTAGGCTGCATACTCATAGGTCTAACGAATTCCTCGCTACGCATTCTGATCACAACAGCGCTTATGGAGTCGGTCTCGAAATCATATATGGGGCGCGCGACTTCGGTCTGGATGGGGATCTCCTTATTGCTGCAGACGGTCTCAGCTACGGGACTTGGTGTCATCATCGACCGATACTCGCCAGGACTCGGCTTTATCCTGATGGCAGGTCTGATGTTCGCCGGACTCCTCGTCTATTACTTCCTGAACAGCCAGTCCACGCAGAAACAGACGATAGAGGTGTAA
- a CDS encoding transketolase → MTTTLSGRDAYKDELAKLAETESRIICLEADLGGKNHPFQSRYPERFVNLGIAELAGVDIAAGLAEAGYVPFFSTFAAFAALRAAESVKLSMGYMGKNVKLVAPYGGVSGGWFGTTHHALEDIAVIQSFQNIRIACPHGEEETRRVIREAAASEEPYYIRLSRNEAFESLPRASNISCSQLLVEDRRAEVRAELCLISVGEQATELCKTLTQEYESVVHVHACYIDSQSLKSYVEPLKGLADRFLVVEEHRATGGTASYLALLMPEQPVYSHNCGDQWPTYGGTHAEVLADLGFGLEPLRRQIQSLLGGSNGI, encoded by the coding sequence ATGACTACGACGTTGTCAGGGCGTGATGCCTATAAAGACGAGCTTGCCAAGCTTGCGGAGACTGAAAGTCGAATCATTTGTCTCGAAGCGGATCTAGGGGGCAAAAACCATCCATTCCAGAGCCGTTACCCGGAACGTTTTGTCAATCTCGGCATCGCCGAGCTTGCGGGCGTGGATATCGCGGCCGGACTTGCCGAAGCGGGATATGTTCCGTTCTTCTCGACCTTCGCCGCCTTCGCGGCATTGCGGGCAGCGGAGAGCGTGAAGCTGTCGATGGGTTATATGGGCAAAAATGTGAAGCTTGTCGCTCCGTACGGCGGAGTGTCAGGCGGATGGTTTGGTACGACCCATCATGCCCTTGAGGACATCGCGGTCATCCAGTCCTTCCAGAATATCCGGATTGCCTGCCCGCATGGGGAAGAAGAGACAAGGAGGGTCATCCGCGAAGCGGCCGCCTCCGAGGAACCTTATTATATTCGTCTATCCCGCAATGAAGCGTTCGAAAGCTTGCCGCGAGCATCCAATATCTCATGCAGTCAATTGCTCGTTGAAGACAGGAGGGCGGAGGTCCGTGCGGAGCTGTGTCTGATTTCGGTCGGAGAGCAAGCGACGGAGCTATGCAAGACGTTAACCCAAGAGTACGAAAGTGTCGTTCACGTTCATGCTTGTTACATCGATAGTCAAAGTTTGAAATCGTATGTAGAGCCGTTAAAAGGGTTAGCTGATCGCTTCCTTGTCGTTGAGGAGCATCGGGCGACCGGTGGAACCGCTTCTTATTTGGCATTATTAATGCCCGAGCAGCCGGTCTATTCGCATAACTGTGGAGACCAGTGGCCGACTTATGGGGGGACGCATGCGGAAGTGCTGGCCGATTTAGGCTTTGGCTTAGAGCCGCTGCGTCGGCAAATCCAGTCTCTATTAGGAGGTTCGAATGGTATTTAG
- a CDS encoding 1-deoxy-D-xylulose-5-phosphate synthase N-terminal domain-containing protein, with protein sequence MEQSIPVLHEQEGTIPLSIDLANLAKEARKLIIDMAATPTGCHIGGSLSAIDLLVTALAKYGHDEYSSVILSKGHAAAALYAALYVHGKLPSNPAESYGQQGSLYTGHPNHKLPGIPFATGSLGHGVAYAAGWALAQKLQGTRGLGIVIGGDGELQEGLIWETAQIAQARSLSNFIYIVDCNGGQNDGYVDDISPIRNLRERFEAFGFAVREVDGHQHEAIFSALTPDSEKPLAVLAHTVKGKGVAALEGNPDAHYAKIPANLAKRWKVKLS encoded by the coding sequence ATGGAACAGTCGATACCAGTATTGCATGAACAGGAAGGTACGATTCCGTTATCCATTGATCTGGCCAATCTGGCGAAAGAAGCGAGGAAGCTAATTATCGACATGGCGGCCACACCGACAGGCTGCCACATTGGGGGAAGTCTATCGGCTATCGACCTGCTGGTCACAGCTTTGGCGAAATACGGGCATGATGAGTACAGCTCCGTCATCCTTAGCAAAGGGCATGCGGCGGCGGCTCTATATGCGGCACTTTACGTGCATGGGAAGCTGCCCTCAAATCCGGCGGAAAGCTATGGTCAGCAAGGCTCGCTCTATACGGGGCACCCGAACCATAAGCTGCCGGGTATTCCTTTTGCCACGGGGAGTCTGGGGCACGGCGTTGCTTATGCGGCGGGCTGGGCTCTAGCTCAAAAGCTTCAGGGAACCCGAGGACTTGGCATCGTGATCGGCGGAGATGGTGAGCTGCAGGAAGGGTTGATCTGGGAAACGGCACAAATCGCACAAGCGAGGTCGCTTTCAAATTTCATCTATATTGTCGATTGCAATGGCGGGCAGAACGATGGGTACGTTGACGACATATCGCCGATCCGCAATCTGAGGGAACGCTTCGAGGCGTTCGGGTTCGCAGTTCGGGAGGTTGACGGACACCAGCATGAGGCCATTTTCTCCGCTCTTACGCCAGATAGCGAGAAGCCTCTTGCCGTTCTAGCCCATACAGTCAAAGGTAAAGGTGTTGCCGCCCTCGAAGGAAATCCAGATGCACACTATGCCAAAATCCCCGCCAATCTGGCGAAAAGATGGAAGGTGAAGCTATCATGA
- a CDS encoding M20/M25/M40 family metallo-hydrolase — MSKGSLYVIKLGSSTIVNHPRIFEEIGRISRRGNQVLLVAGGAEAIRRKYEDLSRPMPFLTLPSSDEVRYCSPEELPYIRDAYYENILTPVRERLKEQGLSTFAQLGGDNGLVLGRKAKPIKAVQGGKTVIVRDSFFGQYTGSHSSFLQDALNHFDVVCLTPPIWDPELASYINIDADVLAAELAVELEAHHLRFVTGTAGLLQDIEDEDSTIPDVYGEEELISVKGRMKQKVRAARLAAERGICDVNISGPHSLEHGGRTWFWQAERGPAAFELLNKVARIPSVSKDEHELARFLLGEIQDPSVTGHVDDAGNVVFRKGAGPHTLLLLGHLDTVPYVWPVRSDTEGLAGRGVVDAKGSFVNFVHMLEEAEVPENGSLLVIGAVEEEISSSKGAFYIRDHYRADAVIIGEPSGEDSLTLGYYGLFKLRITIRRAQEHTAAKDSVSAIDELYQVAADIRGRVRDIDPQGLSSLIDIEHRNERGYITVTAILNFRISPEAGNGYTDKVDLSFGDAITVEVLRATPGFANPRSDTLVKAFVRSFAKHGKSIRYLKKRGTSDMNTLASAWSTVPMVAYGPGDSSLDHTNDEYLHYEEVESSRAILREAVNEWFRLRTED, encoded by the coding sequence ATGAGCAAAGGCAGTCTATATGTTATCAAGCTTGGCAGCAGTACCATCGTCAATCACCCACGCATCTTCGAGGAGATTGGCCGCATCTCGCGAAGAGGGAACCAGGTGCTGCTCGTCGCGGGCGGAGCGGAAGCGATACGCCGGAAGTACGAAGACCTGTCGCGGCCAATGCCCTTCTTGACGCTGCCATCCAGTGATGAAGTGCGCTATTGCTCCCCTGAGGAGTTGCCCTATATCCGCGATGCCTATTATGAGAATATCCTGACTCCGGTTCGGGAGCGATTGAAGGAACAAGGGCTCAGCACGTTCGCGCAGCTTGGCGGCGACAACGGGCTTGTGCTCGGCAGGAAGGCCAAACCGATCAAGGCTGTTCAAGGAGGAAAGACCGTTATTGTGCGCGATTCGTTCTTCGGACAATATACGGGCAGTCATTCCTCGTTCCTGCAAGATGCACTGAATCATTTCGATGTCGTATGCTTGACGCCTCCAATCTGGGATCCCGAGCTCGCATCCTATATCAATATCGACGCTGACGTGTTGGCGGCCGAACTTGCCGTAGAGCTCGAAGCGCATCATCTGCGCTTCGTGACTGGCACGGCGGGGCTGCTGCAGGATATCGAAGACGAAGACTCAACCATTCCGGATGTCTACGGAGAAGAAGAGCTCATCTCCGTCAAGGGACGTATGAAGCAGAAGGTAAGGGCGGCAAGGCTGGCGGCAGAACGGGGGATCTGCGATGTGAATATTTCCGGTCCGCATTCGCTTGAACATGGCGGCCGGACATGGTTCTGGCAAGCGGAGCGCGGTCCTGCCGCCTTCGAGCTGCTTAACAAGGTTGCCCGCATCCCCTCCGTATCCAAAGATGAACACGAGCTTGCCCGGTTCTTGCTGGGCGAGATCCAAGATCCATCGGTGACCGGGCACGTTGACGATGCCGGCAACGTTGTGTTCCGCAAAGGCGCCGGTCCTCATACGCTGTTGCTTCTAGGCCATCTCGACACTGTGCCTTACGTGTGGCCCGTAAGGTCGGACACTGAAGGACTTGCGGGAAGAGGTGTCGTGGACGCCAAAGGCAGCTTCGTCAACTTCGTCCACATGCTGGAGGAAGCGGAGGTGCCCGAGAACGGCTCGCTGCTCGTCATTGGAGCCGTGGAGGAAGAGATCTCGTCTTCCAAAGGCGCATTCTACATCCGGGATCATTACCGGGCGGATGCGGTCATCATTGGTGAACCGAGCGGCGAAGACAGCTTGACTCTAGGGTATTACGGATTGTTCAAGCTGCGGATAACCATTAGGCGCGCACAGGAGCATACGGCGGCGAAGGACAGTGTGAGCGCTATCGACGAGCTGTATCAAGTTGCGGCAGACATTCGCGGCAGAGTCCGGGATATTGATCCGCAAGGCTTGTCGTCCTTAATTGATATCGAGCATCGCAACGAGCGTGGTTATATCACGGTCACGGCCATCTTGAATTTCAGGATATCGCCTGAAGCGGGCAATGGATATACAGACAAAGTCGACCTCTCTTTCGGCGACGCCATTACGGTCGAGGTGCTTCGCGCCACTCCTGGTTTCGCTAACCCGCGTTCGGATACGCTGGTGAAGGCTTTTGTCCGAAGCTTCGCCAAACACGGGAAGTCGATCCGTTACTTGAAGAAACGGGGAACGAGTGACATGAATACTCTGGCTTCGGCTTGGTCTACCGTTCCGATGGTAGCTTATGGCCCGGGCGATTCCAGCCTGGATCATACGAACGACGAATATTTGCATTACGAGGAAGTAGAATCATCGAGAGCCATTCTGAGAGAAGCAGTTAACGAATGGTTCCGACTGCGAACGGAGGACTGA
- the argC gene encoding N-acetyl-gamma-glutamyl-phosphate reductase produces MSSASQLKKAAILGGSGFTGAELYRLLRRHPGFEVTFVSSESNAGLPVDKYYTGSIHRKKPGGLKFSRVSELDGHFDAVFSCLPTGELPKIIREVAEHTDYIFNVSGDYRITDTALLQRHYPETLKHDFEGGWHYFIPEFSEIDRSKKVVNLPGCMAVATIYTLYPLVANDLIEERVITDAKTGSSGGGKSTSEHHAERTNNFRAYKVHGHRHKPEIEHALTYHLERTVDLQFSVYSLDLPRGIMATSYSLLKEGVTAVDVRKAFYGAYAAKPFLHYIPAGSGTPMIKTVNGTNFAEIGAYVEGRNCVSLATIDNLLKGAAGQAVQAANLYFGFPEEEGLPQEGEGAWP; encoded by the coding sequence ATGAGCAGCGCGTCGCAATTGAAGAAAGCGGCCATTCTTGGCGGCAGCGGGTTCACGGGTGCCGAGCTCTACAGGCTGCTCCGCAGGCATCCCGGATTCGAGGTTACCTTTGTCTCATCGGAGTCAAACGCCGGACTTCCAGTAGACAAATATTACACGGGATCTATCCACAGGAAGAAGCCGGGAGGGCTCAAATTCAGCCGGGTCTCTGAGCTGGACGGGCATTTCGATGCCGTGTTCTCCTGTCTGCCAACGGGTGAGCTGCCGAAGATCATCCGTGAAGTTGCCGAGCACACGGACTACATCTTCAACGTAAGCGGCGATTACAGGATAACCGACACCGCGTTATTGCAGCGGCATTACCCGGAGACGCTGAAGCATGATTTCGAAGGCGGATGGCATTATTTCATACCTGAGTTCAGCGAGATCGACCGGAGCAAGAAGGTTGTAAATCTGCCAGGATGTATGGCTGTGGCAACGATCTATACTTTATATCCTCTAGTAGCGAATGACCTGATTGAGGAACGCGTCATCACGGACGCCAAGACCGGCTCAAGCGGCGGAGGCAAGTCGACGAGCGAGCATCACGCCGAGCGCACGAATAACTTCCGGGCATACAAAGTGCACGGACACCGGCATAAGCCGGAGATCGAACATGCGCTGACCTACCATTTGGAACGTACGGTCGATCTTCAATTTTCAGTATACAGTCTCGATTTGCCGCGGGGAATTATGGCGACCTCCTATTCCTTGCTCAAAGAGGGCGTAACGGCTGTTGATGTGAGAAAAGCATTCTATGGCGCCTATGCCGCCAAGCCGTTTCTTCATTACATCCCGGCCGGCAGCGGGACTCCCATGATCAAGACGGTTAATGGCACGAATTTTGCAGAGATTGGAGCTTACGTGGAAGGCAGAAACTGCGTGTCCTTGGCGACGATCGATAACCTGCTTAAAGGAGCGGCGGGACAAGCTGTCCAGGCGGCCAATCTGTACTTCGGATTCCCCGAGGAAGAAGGGCTGCCCCAAGAAGGCGAAGGAGCGTGGCCATAA
- a CDS encoding DegT/DnrJ/EryC1/StrS family aminotransferase: MKTDFIRKPLQLPNEELVWTPLAVDGGPSIIPEDVRRTNFPIITKEDVIQMFVSIQQDGDSVVEEFQEAYRSYVGANYAIATSSGTSSLHLALVGVGVEPGDEVIVPAFTFIATAQAVVAAKAIPIFVDIDPVTYCLDPSKVEQAITSKTKAIMPVHVHGLPADLHALRQLADKHSLRLVEDASHAHSASIDGRVAGSIGDGAGQSLMADKNFPVGGEGGIAFFREKEDYQRALTFLNESGIDYRMSWIAAAFGISQLDRLPYYDAIRARNADYLTNALKETKLFSGPFVPEGYKHSYNMYRVKLSPEQLGLGDLEDYRVKHAVEQLIHAEGVFAREWQNVPIPGHLPFKNRRGFGNGYPFSLSDRQDFGYDLDRFPVTLNMLRSTLTICRELRTPIEYERIQAYALAFKKVDANPDKIRELAEQSGDLKVVYERDARLG, encoded by the coding sequence ATGAAAACTGATTTTATCCGCAAACCGCTCCAGCTGCCTAACGAGGAATTGGTATGGACTCCACTAGCTGTAGATGGAGGACCCTCGATCATTCCTGAAGATGTCCGCAGAACCAACTTTCCCATTATCACTAAAGAAGACGTTATTCAAATGTTCGTCTCCATTCAACAGGATGGCGACAGCGTCGTAGAAGAGTTCCAGGAAGCGTATCGCAGCTACGTGGGTGCTAATTACGCAATCGCCACATCAAGCGGAACATCGAGTCTGCACTTGGCGCTTGTCGGAGTTGGCGTGGAGCCTGGTGATGAAGTCATTGTACCTGCCTTCACCTTCATCGCGACCGCCCAAGCGGTCGTTGCCGCCAAAGCAATTCCGATATTCGTGGATATCGATCCTGTCACGTATTGCCTGGATCCTTCGAAGGTGGAGCAAGCCATCACCAGCAAGACAAAAGCAATCATGCCCGTCCATGTGCACGGCTTGCCTGCCGATCTGCATGCCTTGCGCCAACTGGCGGACAAGCATTCGCTGCGGTTAGTCGAAGATGCATCACATGCCCATTCTGCCTCCATTGACGGCCGCGTAGCCGGCTCCATCGGAGATGGCGCGGGACAGAGCCTGATGGCGGACAAGAACTTTCCCGTCGGCGGCGAAGGAGGCATCGCGTTCTTCCGGGAGAAGGAAGATTATCAGCGCGCACTCACGTTCCTGAATGAATCAGGCATCGATTACCGTATGTCCTGGATCGCTGCGGCTTTTGGAATAAGCCAGCTGGACCGGCTGCCTTATTACGATGCGATCCGCGCGCGTAACGCCGATTATTTGACGAATGCACTCAAGGAGACGAAGCTCTTTAGCGGTCCTTTCGTCCCGGAAGGCTATAAACACAGCTACAATATGTATCGCGTTAAGCTGTCACCGGAACAGCTTGGACTTGGAGATCTGGAGGATTACCGGGTCAAGCATGCGGTAGAGCAGCTGATTCATGCGGAAGGCGTCTTCGCTAGAGAATGGCAGAACGTACCGATTCCGGGGCATCTTCCGTTCAAGAACAGGAGAGGCTTCGGCAATGGTTATCCGTTCTCGCTGTCAGATCGGCAGGATTTCGGGTACGATCTGGACCGGTTCCCCGTAACGCTGAACATGCTGCGCAGCACGCTTACAATATGCAGAGAACTGCGGACACCGATCGAATACGAGCGGATCCAGGCCTATGCCCTGGCATTTAAGAAGGTGGATGCGAATCCGGATAAGATCCGCGAGCTCGCTGAGCAAAGCGGCGATTTGAAGGTCGTCTACGAAAGAGATGCGAGGTTAGGATGA
- a CDS encoding degT/DnrJ/EryC1/StrS aminotransferase gives MGDTITKPAAPIEKEHYFSLSFVLSRVLNSGVIMSIEKNDHELKGLEKAIAKLTNTKHVSLFNSFTGAVHGAFWGQDIGYGSTARLEHASEQEKKFAKWLGIQLHADSYTGIAYSTIKVDKHNLHRLEQEVRSSAVQSPVLVLDFTGLGFGPVAAVASNDELIWKKAERLKIFGAFDLQTMWTQEESEPELQPAVQFNYRLSPLVAACVKISLLRRKSSS, from the coding sequence ATGGGAGACACCATAACGAAGCCAGCGGCTCCAATCGAGAAAGAACACTATTTTTCATTATCGTTTGTTCTCTCCAGAGTGCTGAACTCAGGCGTTATTATGAGTATCGAAAAGAACGACCATGAGTTAAAAGGACTGGAAAAGGCGATAGCCAAGCTCACGAATACCAAACACGTATCTTTGTTCAATAGCTTCACGGGAGCTGTGCACGGAGCATTCTGGGGTCAGGACATCGGTTATGGCTCGACCGCGCGGCTTGAGCATGCCAGCGAGCAAGAAAAGAAATTCGCGAAGTGGCTGGGTATTCAGCTCCATGCAGATTCCTACACGGGGATCGCTTATTCCACCATAAAAGTGGATAAGCATAATCTTCACCGGTTAGAGCAGGAAGTTCGCAGCTCCGCCGTCCAGTCACCTGTCCTTGTCCTCGATTTCACGGGACTAGGATTTGGCCCGGTTGCTGCGGTCGCGTCAAATGACGAGCTCATCTGGAAGAAGGCCGAACGGCTCAAAATTTTCGGCGCCTTCGACCTGCAGACGATGTGGACGCAGGAGGAGAGCGAGCCGGAGCTTCAACCGGCCGTCCAGTTCAATTACAGGCTCAGCCCGCTCGTGGCGGCTTGTGTCAAGATTTCTTTACTAAGGAGGAAATCGTCCTCATGA